From the genome of Motilibacter peucedani, one region includes:
- a CDS encoding alpha/beta hydrolase family protein, with protein MVVETSLGTAYAWVHPARRRRATLVLGHGAGRGSDTADLLGLAAALPAHGVEVVRVDQPWVVAGRRLAPAPATLDRAWLEVVGALPAARRLLLGGRSAGARVACRTGAGLRAAGTLALAFPLHRPGRPERSRAGELGLAVAPLLVVQGERDAFGRPDELRAALPAGAALAAVAGADHALRAGLPAEVVERVAVWARG; from the coding sequence GTGGTCGTCGAGACCTCGCTCGGCACCGCGTACGCGTGGGTGCACCCCGCGCGCCGCCGGCGCGCGACCCTGGTGCTCGGCCACGGCGCCGGGCGGGGGAGCGACACCGCCGACCTGCTCGGCCTGGCCGCCGCGCTGCCCGCGCACGGCGTCGAGGTGGTCCGCGTCGACCAGCCGTGGGTCGTCGCCGGCAGGCGGCTGGCGCCGGCCCCCGCGACGCTCGACCGCGCCTGGCTGGAGGTCGTCGGAGCGCTCCCCGCCGCGCGGCGGCTGCTCCTCGGAGGGCGCTCGGCCGGCGCCCGGGTCGCCTGCCGCACCGGCGCCGGGCTGCGGGCCGCCGGCACCCTGGCGCTCGCGTTCCCGCTGCACCGGCCGGGGCGCCCCGAGCGCTCGCGGGCCGGCGAGCTGGGCCTGGCCGTGGCGCCGCTGCTGGTCGTGCAGGGCGAGCGCGACGCCTTCGGGCGGCCGGACGAGCTGCGGGCGGCGCTCCCCGCCGGCGCCGCGCTGGCAGCCGTGGCGGGCGCCGACCACGCCCTGCGAGCCGGGCTGCCGGCCGAGGTCGTCGAGCGCGTCGCGGTGTGGGCCCGGGGGTGA
- a CDS encoding SOS response-associated peptidase: MCGRYAASRDPDDLVEEFEVELVPGQLPPPSWNVAPTDEVSAVLVRRPRDGGGPAQRLLRPVRWGLVPSWARDAKGGARLINARAETVAQKPAFRAAFAARRCLLPADGYFEWYATETGGRQPYYISRPDGAPLAMAGLYELWRDPAGGPEAPLVWSATVITTTATDELGHIHDRSPVLLERADWARWLDPGAGADPGLTGLLVPPGPGVLRAWPVDAAVGNVRNNRPELVEPLVHDAATLF; this comes from the coding sequence GTGTGTGGGAGGTACGCCGCGAGCCGCGACCCGGACGACCTCGTCGAGGAGTTCGAGGTCGAGCTCGTGCCCGGGCAGCTCCCGCCGCCCAGCTGGAACGTCGCCCCGACCGACGAGGTGTCCGCCGTGCTGGTCCGGCGGCCGCGAGACGGCGGCGGCCCGGCGCAGCGCCTGCTCCGCCCGGTGCGCTGGGGCCTGGTGCCCTCGTGGGCGCGCGACGCCAAGGGCGGTGCCAGGCTCATCAACGCCCGCGCCGAGACCGTGGCCCAGAAGCCGGCGTTCCGCGCCGCCTTCGCCGCGCGGCGCTGCCTGCTGCCGGCCGACGGCTACTTCGAGTGGTACGCCACCGAGACCGGCGGGCGGCAGCCCTACTACATCAGCCGCCCCGACGGTGCGCCCCTCGCGATGGCGGGGCTCTACGAGCTGTGGCGCGACCCGGCCGGCGGTCCCGAGGCGCCGCTCGTCTGGTCGGCCACCGTCATCACCACCACTGCGACCGACGAGCTCGGCCACATCCACGACCGCTCGCCCGTGCTGCTCGAGCGCGCCGACTGGGCCCGCTGGCTCGACCCCGGCGCGGGGGCCGACCCCGGGCTGACCGGCCTGCTCGTGCCGCCGGGCCCGGGCGTCCTGCGCGCGTGGCCGGTCGACGCGGCCGTGGGCAACGTCCGCAACAACCGGCCCGAGCTCGTCGAGCCGCTCGTCCACGATGCCGCCACGCTCTTCTGA
- a CDS encoding MFS transporter — MTSNTTSVAPAQTADAPDPRRWIALGVIAVAQLMVVLDASIVNIALPSAQKDLGITDANRQWVITAYTLAFGGLLLLGGRIADYAGRKRAFIVGLLGFAGASAIGGVAANQGMLFAARGLQGAFAAVLAPAALSLLTVTFTEPKERAKAFGVFGAISGGGAAIGLIVGGVLTEYASWRWCLGVNVPIAIATALAAVPLVHESKAHGDTRYDIPGAILATAGLVSLVYGFTEAAKPDTGWSGGTTLAFLGAAVVLLAAFVIYESRIQNPLLPMRILLDRNRGGSYLVFLLVGAGLFAMFLFLTYYFQATLGYTPLKSGVAFLPFSAGIIVTAGIAAQLLPRVGPRPLLIVGLVMAIAGMFWLLTIDADTAYWAHVLPSEVVMSAGLALVFIPASSTALVGVGGHDAGIASAVLNTSQQIGGSLGTALLNTLYASAVTAYITDHATKSGVTDAVKGASLIHGYHVAFFWGGILLLGGLVSAVLFINAKREDVPTEGAMAV; from the coding sequence GTGACCAGCAACACCACGTCCGTGGCGCCGGCCCAGACGGCCGACGCACCCGACCCACGCAGGTGGATCGCGCTGGGGGTCATCGCTGTCGCCCAGCTGATGGTCGTCCTCGACGCGTCCATCGTGAACATCGCCCTGCCGAGCGCCCAGAAGGACCTCGGGATCACCGACGCCAACCGCCAGTGGGTCATCACGGCCTACACCCTGGCGTTCGGCGGCCTGCTCCTGCTCGGCGGGCGCATCGCCGACTACGCCGGCCGCAAGCGCGCCTTCATCGTCGGGCTGCTCGGCTTCGCCGGCGCCTCGGCCATCGGCGGCGTGGCCGCCAACCAGGGCATGCTGTTCGCCGCCCGCGGCCTGCAGGGCGCCTTCGCCGCCGTGCTCGCCCCCGCGGCGCTGTCCCTGCTCACGGTGACCTTCACCGAGCCGAAGGAGCGGGCCAAGGCCTTCGGCGTCTTCGGCGCGATCTCCGGTGGCGGCGCGGCCATCGGCCTGATCGTCGGCGGTGTGCTCACCGAGTACGCCTCGTGGCGCTGGTGCCTCGGCGTGAACGTCCCGATCGCCATCGCGACCGCGCTCGCGGCGGTGCCGCTGGTCCACGAGAGCAAGGCGCACGGCGACACCCGCTACGACATCCCCGGCGCCATCCTCGCGACCGCGGGCCTGGTCTCGCTGGTCTACGGCTTCACCGAGGCGGCCAAGCCCGACACCGGCTGGTCCGGCGGCACGACGCTGGCCTTCCTGGGCGCGGCGGTCGTCCTGCTCGCCGCGTTCGTCATCTACGAGAGCCGCATCCAGAACCCGCTGCTCCCGATGCGCATCCTGCTCGACCGCAACCGCGGCGGCTCCTACCTCGTGTTCCTGCTCGTGGGCGCAGGGCTCTTCGCGATGTTCCTCTTCCTCACCTACTACTTCCAGGCCACGCTGGGCTACACCCCGCTGAAGTCCGGCGTCGCGTTCCTGCCCTTCAGCGCCGGCATCATCGTCACGGCGGGCATCGCCGCGCAGCTGCTGCCGCGGGTGGGCCCCCGCCCGCTGCTCATCGTCGGTCTCGTCATGGCGATCGCCGGCATGTTCTGGCTGCTGACGATCGACGCCGACACGGCCTACTGGGCGCACGTCCTGCCCTCCGAGGTCGTCATGAGCGCCGGACTCGCGCTGGTGTTCATCCCTGCCTCCAGCACCGCGCTGGTCGGCGTGGGCGGCCACGACGCCGGCATCGCCTCCGCGGTGCTCAACACCTCGCAGCAGATCGGCGGCTCGCTCGGCACCGCGCTGCTCAACACGCTGTACGCCTCGGCGGTGACCGCCTACATCACCGACCACGCCACCAAGAGCGGGGTGACCGACGCGGTCAAGGGTGCGAGCCTGATCCACGGCTACCACGTCGCGTTCTTCTGGGGCGGGATCCTGCTCCTCGGCGGGCTCGTCTCCGCGGTCCTGTTCATCAACGCCAAGCGCGAGGACGTGCCCACCGAGGGCGCCATGGCCGTCTGA
- a CDS encoding TetR/AcrR family transcriptional regulator: MEPVASVEPEREASEPEREASVASEPVRSEGSRDDAICDAALSLLAEVGYDNMSMDAIASRARASKATIYRHWSGKRELVVEAMRRRGPACIEVPDTGTLRGDALATLRQAGKGLLGTEQEVITAVLRELRACPEIADYVRGEMHESKRAVSRTLTERAVARGELPPDADPDLFFEIAPALIFFRATVLAEPIDEAFLTHVVDDVILPLMQRPKTPATGEPMKESA; this comes from the coding sequence GTGGAGCCCGTGGCGTCGGTCGAGCCGGAGCGCGAGGCGTCCGAGCCGGAGCGCGAGGCGTCGGTGGCGAGCGAGCCGGTGCGGTCCGAGGGGTCCCGGGACGACGCCATCTGCGACGCGGCGCTCTCCCTGCTCGCCGAGGTCGGCTACGACAACATGAGCATGGACGCGATCGCTTCCCGAGCGCGTGCCAGCAAGGCGACGATCTACCGGCACTGGTCGGGCAAGCGCGAGCTGGTCGTCGAGGCCATGCGCCGCCGGGGTCCTGCCTGCATCGAGGTGCCCGACACCGGCACCCTGCGCGGCGACGCCCTCGCCACGCTGCGACAGGCCGGCAAGGGGCTGCTCGGCACCGAGCAGGAGGTCATCACCGCCGTCCTGCGCGAGCTGCGCGCGTGCCCGGAGATCGCCGACTACGTGCGCGGCGAGATGCACGAGAGCAAGCGGGCCGTGTCCCGCACGCTGACCGAGCGGGCCGTCGCCCGCGGCGAGCTGCCGCCCGACGCCGACCCCGACCTGTTCTTCGAGATCGCCCCCGCCCTCATCTTCTTCCGCGCCACGGTGCTGGCGGAGCCCATCGACGAGGCCTTCCTCACCCACGTCGTCGACGACGTGATCCTCCCGCTGATGCAGCGGCCCAAGACCCCCGCGACCGGGGAACCCATGAAGGAGTCCGCGTGA
- a CDS encoding DoxX family protein, with translation MTLVRRLARPCIAGIFISGGLDQLRAPQTKSEKADPVAQPITKALPWLPEDTETLVRVNGAVQVGAGALLALGKLPRLSALALAASLVPTTAAGHAFWSAPDGATRAAQRTQFLKNLSILGGLLLAAVDTAGDPSLAWRAKHAAKDVSRATRSARRATAAAPTRVLKAVA, from the coding sequence ATGACCCTGGTACGACGCCTCGCGCGCCCCTGCATCGCCGGCATCTTCATCAGCGGGGGGCTCGACCAGCTCCGCGCCCCGCAGACCAAGTCCGAGAAGGCCGACCCGGTGGCGCAGCCGATCACCAAGGCGCTGCCGTGGCTGCCCGAGGACACCGAGACCCTGGTGCGCGTCAACGGCGCGGTGCAGGTGGGCGCCGGCGCCCTGCTCGCGCTCGGGAAGCTGCCCCGCCTCTCGGCGCTGGCCCTCGCCGCCTCGCTGGTGCCCACCACCGCCGCCGGCCACGCCTTCTGGTCGGCCCCGGACGGCGCCACGCGCGCAGCGCAGCGCACGCAGTTCCTCAAGAACCTCTCGATCCTGGGGGGCCTGCTGCTCGCGGCCGTCGACACCGCCGGCGACCCGTCGCTGGCCTGGCGCGCCAAGCACGCGGCGAAGGACGTCTCGCGCGCCACGCGCAGCGCCCGCCGCGCGACCGCCGCAGCCCCGACCCGGGTGCTCAAGGCCGTCGCCTGA
- the aroA gene encoding 3-phosphoshikimate 1-carboxyvinyltransferase, with protein sequence MLSAVSTRTAPPDLWPAPVADRPVDARVELPGSKSVTNRALVLAALAGSPTRVLRPLRARDTELMAGALRALGTGVADGPGGGWEVMPGILHGPTDIDCGLAGTVMRFLPPVATLADGDVRFDGDPHARVRPMATVLDALRALGAQVDDDGRGALPFTVRGTGALRGGEVTVDASASSQFVSGLLLSAARFERGVVVRHVGRPVPSQPHIAMSVAMLRQRGAEVDDSTPDRWVVSPGPLEGGVVEVEPDLSNAAPFLAAALVTGGRVTVPGWPASTTQAGDALRELLTAMGGTVERTPDGLSVSGTGRISGIDVDLHDVGELTPVLAALAALADSPSRLRGIGHLRGHETDRLAALAHEINALGGDARDDEDGLEIRPRPLHGGTFATYADHRIATAGAVLGLAVPGVLVEDIATTGKTLPGFAGLWASALGGTAS encoded by the coding sequence ATGTTGTCCGCCGTGAGCACGCGCACCGCACCCCCGGACCTGTGGCCGGCCCCTGTCGCCGACCGGCCGGTCGACGCCCGCGTCGAGCTGCCCGGGTCGAAGTCGGTGACCAACCGCGCGCTGGTGCTCGCGGCGCTGGCCGGCTCCCCCACCCGGGTCCTGCGGCCCCTGCGGGCGCGCGACACCGAGCTGATGGCCGGGGCCCTGCGCGCGCTCGGGACAGGCGTCGCCGACGGGCCGGGCGGTGGCTGGGAGGTCATGCCCGGCATCCTGCACGGACCCACTGACATCGACTGCGGCCTCGCGGGCACGGTCATGCGCTTCCTGCCGCCGGTGGCGACCCTGGCCGACGGGGACGTGCGCTTCGACGGGGATCCGCACGCGCGGGTGCGCCCCATGGCCACCGTGCTCGACGCGCTCCGGGCGCTCGGCGCGCAGGTCGACGACGACGGGCGCGGCGCCCTGCCCTTCACGGTGCGGGGCACCGGGGCGCTGCGCGGTGGCGAGGTCACCGTCGACGCCAGCGCCTCGAGCCAGTTCGTCAGCGGGCTGCTGCTGTCGGCCGCCCGCTTCGAGCGCGGCGTCGTCGTCCGCCACGTCGGGCGCCCCGTGCCCTCGCAGCCGCACATCGCGATGAGCGTCGCCATGCTGCGCCAGCGCGGGGCCGAGGTCGACGACAGCACGCCCGACCGGTGGGTGGTGTCCCCCGGGCCGCTCGAGGGCGGCGTCGTCGAGGTCGAGCCCGACCTGTCGAACGCCGCGCCCTTCCTCGCCGCCGCGCTGGTCACCGGCGGCCGGGTCACCGTGCCGGGCTGGCCCGCCAGCACGACCCAGGCCGGCGACGCCCTCCGCGAGCTGCTCACCGCCATGGGCGGCACCGTCGAGCGCACCCCCGACGGCCTCTCCGTCAGCGGCACCGGCCGCATCTCCGGCATCGACGTCGACCTGCACGACGTCGGCGAGCTGACCCCGGTGCTCGCCGCCCTCGCGGCGCTGGCCGACTCCCCCTCGCGGCTGCGCGGCATCGGTCACTTGCGCGGCCACGAGACCGACCGGCTGGCGGCCCTGGCCCACGAGATCAACGCGCTCGGCGGCGACGCCCGTGACGACGAGGACGGCCTGGAGATCCGGCCGCGGCCGCTGCACGGCGGCACGTTCGCCACCTACGCCGACCACCGGATCGCCACCGCCGGCGCGGTGCTCGGCCTCGCCGTGCCGGGCGTCCTCGTCGAGGACATCGCGACGACCGGCAAGACGCTCCCCGGCTTCGCTGGCCTGTGGGCGAGCGCGCTGGGCGGGACCGCCTCGTGA
- the rsgA gene encoding ribosome small subunit-dependent GTPase A, with product MPRELDEDDVRVRPGRGKSRPRTKDRPGHESAAAAFVTQVDRGRYTCVLDDRAGTEVTAMRARELGRKGVAVGDRVALVGDVGGGDDALARIVRLEPRSTVLRRTADDDDPVERVLVANADQLVVVTATVDPEPRAGLIDRCLVAAYDAGLEPLLCITKTDLKPPDELLAAYGALGVRWVAVSRGEGVGTVAEHLVDRVSVLVGHSGVGKSTLVNALVPGTGRATGVVNAVTGRGRHTSSSAVALPLPDGAGWVVDTPGVRSFGLAHVDPSRVVTAFPDLAGGIEQCPRGCTHDEPECALDQWVAEGHATPERLESLRRLLAARTAADAY from the coding sequence GTGCCGCGCGAGCTCGACGAGGACGACGTCCGGGTGCGCCCGGGGCGCGGCAAGTCGCGCCCGCGCACCAAGGACCGGCCCGGCCACGAGAGCGCCGCGGCCGCCTTCGTCACCCAGGTCGACCGCGGCCGCTACACCTGCGTGCTCGACGACCGCGCCGGCACGGAGGTGACCGCGATGCGGGCCCGCGAGCTCGGCCGCAAGGGCGTCGCGGTCGGTGATCGCGTGGCGCTGGTCGGCGACGTCGGCGGGGGCGACGACGCGCTGGCCCGCATCGTGCGCCTCGAGCCGCGCTCGACGGTGCTGCGGCGCACCGCCGACGACGACGACCCGGTCGAGCGCGTGCTGGTGGCCAACGCCGACCAGCTCGTGGTCGTCACGGCGACGGTCGACCCCGAGCCGCGTGCGGGCCTGATCGACCGCTGCCTCGTCGCGGCCTACGACGCCGGGCTCGAGCCGCTGCTCTGCATCACCAAGACCGACCTCAAGCCGCCTGACGAGCTGCTCGCCGCCTACGGCGCGCTCGGCGTGCGCTGGGTCGCCGTCTCGCGCGGGGAGGGCGTCGGCACCGTCGCCGAGCACCTGGTCGACCGGGTCTCGGTCCTCGTCGGGCACTCCGGCGTGGGCAAGTCGACGCTGGTCAACGCCCTGGTGCCGGGCACCGGCCGGGCGACCGGCGTGGTCAACGCGGTCACGGGGCGCGGCCGGCACACCTCCAGCTCGGCGGTGGCGCTGCCGCTGCCCGACGGCGCCGGCTGGGTGGTCGACACCCCGGGCGTACGCAGCTTCGGCCTCGCGCACGTCGACCCCTCGCGGGTGGTGACCGCCTTCCCCGACCTCGCGGGCGGGATCGAGCAGTGCCCGCGCGGGTGCACGCACGACGAGCCGGAGTGCGCCCTCGACCAGTGGGTGGCCGAGGGACACGCGACGCCCGAGCGGCTCGAGAGCCTGCGCCGCCTGCTGGCGGCGCGGACGGCGGCCGACGCGTACTGA
- a CDS encoding ATP-binding SpoIIE family protein phosphatase codes for MPGTSAGEPSGRRQGPGGDRVDALGRCARLAAAAASAAEVLEAAWSALGPHDLVLLAPGLGAPLRRTADGLEPAVLEVAEALGPEPQQLDGLWWVAERWPSGGLLAAGSTQRPGPDDLAMLSAVGQVCGLALAGLRLRRTVEAAAAFGAARDRAAVLAALTGLLVPACGQWCAVHLLDASRARLELAAVAHADPAEQQALEAFLDGFPVSLAAAGTPVVPAPDALTVPLGALGSSFGSVTVCDPGRPLPPAVVELVEEVARHAAVALHHAAGIAASRSVAESLQRALLPGSLPELPGVEVAAHYAPGGSGARGDWYDAFELPGGRLGFAVGDTMGRGVAAAAAMGQARAALRGFALEGHGPAELLRRLDGVVSAFDEPSLTTCVYAVYDPVARRMTAACAGHLPPLLVDGDGGGYLDVEVGVPLGAGGMRPGAYADTVVTVHPGTTVLLFTDGLLRHFGGAAGADGRTGGQADGLVEGAEGARAAVLRAAGGAVDRPVAELVERVLREVPGGADAPDDVALVALRAAVAEPVDPAGARSLEIELPASLQAARIARARVLAALTGWGHGGSDDAGGPGGFEAVDAVVLLTDELVTNAVVHAQSPLRLQVRATGTYLRVSVTDESPRLPSPRGNGVEEGSQPLDAVPEGGRGLRLVDLLASRWGVEPLPVGKRIWFEVELHEPDPR; via the coding sequence GTGCCAGGCACCTCCGCGGGTGAGCCGTCCGGTCGTCGGCAAGGGCCGGGGGGCGACCGGGTCGACGCGCTCGGCCGCTGTGCCCGGCTCGCCGCTGCGGCCGCGTCCGCGGCCGAGGTGCTCGAGGCAGCCTGGTCGGCCCTCGGCCCGCACGACCTGGTGCTGCTGGCGCCGGGCCTGGGGGCTCCGCTGCGCCGGACTGCCGACGGCCTGGAGCCCGCCGTGCTCGAGGTCGCGGAGGCCCTGGGCCCCGAGCCGCAGCAGCTCGACGGGCTGTGGTGGGTGGCCGAGCGGTGGCCCTCGGGCGGGCTGCTCGCCGCTGGCAGCACGCAGCGGCCGGGGCCCGACGACCTCGCGATGCTCTCAGCCGTCGGCCAGGTCTGCGGGCTCGCGCTCGCCGGCCTGCGGCTGCGGCGCACGGTGGAGGCGGCCGCTGCGTTCGGCGCCGCCCGTGACCGGGCCGCCGTGCTGGCGGCGCTGACCGGCCTGCTCGTGCCGGCCTGCGGCCAGTGGTGCGCCGTCCACCTGCTCGACGCGTCGCGCGCCCGGCTCGAGCTCGCGGCCGTCGCGCACGCCGACCCCGCCGAGCAGCAGGCGCTCGAGGCCTTCCTCGACGGGTTCCCCGTCTCGCTCGCCGCGGCCGGTACGCCCGTGGTGCCCGCCCCTGACGCCCTCACGGTGCCGCTCGGCGCCCTCGGCAGCTCGTTCGGCTCGGTGACGGTGTGCGACCCGGGCCGGCCGCTCCCGCCCGCCGTGGTGGAGCTGGTCGAGGAGGTCGCCCGGCACGCCGCCGTCGCGCTCCACCACGCCGCCGGCATCGCGGCCTCGCGCTCGGTCGCCGAGTCGCTGCAGCGCGCGCTGCTGCCCGGCTCGCTGCCCGAGCTGCCGGGCGTCGAGGTGGCGGCCCACTACGCGCCGGGCGGGTCCGGTGCGCGCGGCGACTGGTACGACGCCTTCGAGCTGCCCGGCGGCCGGCTGGGCTTCGCGGTGGGCGACACGATGGGCCGGGGCGTGGCCGCTGCAGCGGCCATGGGCCAGGCGCGGGCGGCGCTGCGGGGCTTCGCGCTCGAGGGGCACGGCCCCGCCGAGCTGCTGCGCCGGCTCGACGGCGTGGTCAGCGCCTTCGACGAGCCCTCGCTCACCACCTGCGTCTACGCGGTCTACGACCCGGTCGCCCGGCGGATGACCGCCGCGTGCGCCGGGCACCTGCCGCCCCTGCTCGTCGACGGCGACGGCGGCGGCTACCTCGACGTGGAGGTCGGCGTGCCGCTCGGCGCCGGCGGCATGCGCCCGGGCGCCTACGCCGACACGGTCGTGACCGTGCACCCGGGCACGACGGTGCTGCTGTTCACCGACGGGCTGCTGCGCCACTTCGGCGGTGCGGCAGGTGCCGACGGGCGCACCGGCGGGCAGGCCGACGGGCTGGTCGAGGGCGCCGAGGGCGCGCGGGCCGCGGTGCTGCGCGCCGCCGGCGGCGCGGTCGACCGGCCCGTCGCCGAGCTGGTCGAGCGGGTGCTGCGCGAGGTGCCCGGAGGGGCCGACGCCCCCGACGACGTCGCCCTGGTGGCCCTGCGCGCGGCGGTCGCCGAGCCGGTCGACCCGGCCGGGGCCCGCTCGCTCGAGATCGAGCTGCCCGCGAGCCTCCAGGCGGCACGCATCGCCCGCGCCCGGGTCCTCGCCGCCCTCACCGGGTGGGGCCACGGCGGCTCCGACGACGCGGGCGGCCCCGGAGGGTTCGAGGCTGTCGACGCCGTCGTGCTGCTCACCGACGAGCTGGTGACCAACGCGGTCGTGCACGCCCAGTCGCCGCTGCGCCTGCAGGTGCGGGCCACCGGAACCTACCTGCGGGTGTCGGTCACCGACGAGAGCCCGCGGCTCCCGAGCCCGCGGGGCAACGGCGTCGAGGAGGGCTCGCAGCCGCTCGACGCGGTGCCCGAGGGCGGCCGCGGTCTGCGTCTGGTCGACCTGCTGGCCAGCCGGTGGGGCGTCGAGCCGCTGCCGGTGGGCAAGCGGATCTGGTTCGAGGTCGAGCTGCACGAGCCGGACCCGCGCTAG
- a CDS encoding inositol monophosphatase family protein has protein sequence MQTPWDDDLALALRLADAADTITVRRFGALDLQVEAKPDSSPVSDADTATERELRTLLARERPADAFHGEEFADTGTGPRRWIVDPVDGTKNYVRGVPVWATLVALEHEGRIVVSAVSAPALGRRWWASEGGGAWTATADGPRRLAVSRVARLADASVSWSDLAEWGPRRDAWLGVLDSAWRSRGYGDFWSYALLAEGVVDVAAEPVVELYDLAALDLLVREAGGTFTDLAGRPGPGGGSALATNGLLHDEVLRALQP, from the coding sequence GTGCAGACCCCCTGGGACGACGACCTCGCCCTCGCCCTCCGGCTCGCCGACGCGGCCGACACCATCACGGTGCGCCGCTTCGGCGCGCTCGACCTGCAGGTCGAGGCCAAGCCGGACTCCTCGCCCGTGAGCGACGCCGACACGGCGACCGAGCGGGAGCTGCGTACGCTGCTGGCCCGCGAGCGGCCTGCCGACGCCTTCCACGGCGAGGAGTTCGCGGACACCGGCACCGGCCCGCGCCGCTGGATCGTCGACCCGGTCGACGGCACGAAGAACTACGTGCGCGGGGTGCCGGTGTGGGCGACGCTCGTCGCGCTCGAGCACGAGGGCCGCATCGTCGTGAGCGCGGTCTCGGCGCCGGCCCTCGGCCGCCGCTGGTGGGCGAGCGAGGGCGGCGGCGCGTGGACCGCGACCGCCGACGGGCCGCGCCGGCTGGCCGTCTCGCGGGTGGCCCGCCTGGCCGACGCGTCGGTGTCGTGGTCCGACCTGGCCGAGTGGGGGCCGCGGCGCGACGCCTGGCTCGGGGTGCTCGACAGCGCCTGGCGCAGCCGCGGCTACGGCGACTTCTGGTCCTACGCACTGCTCGCCGAGGGTGTCGTCGACGTGGCCGCCGAGCCGGTGGTCGAGCTCTACGACCTCGCGGCCCTCGACCTGCTGGTCCGCGAGGCCGGCGGCACCTTCACCGACCTCGCGGGCCGCCCGGGCCCCGGCGGCGGCAGCGCGCTGGCCACCAACGGCCTGCTGCACGACGAGGTGCTGCGCGCGCTGCAGCCCTGA
- a CDS encoding FAD-binding oxidoreductase, translating to MSTPVQSADVLPTTHFPTQSRHGAPSLRELCGGAVHLPGDPGYDDARQPWNVAVDQRPAAVAYPASAAEVSEVVRAAAAAGLRVAVQGTGHNAGPLGDLRDAVLLRTSAMIGVRVDAARRRVTVGAGTLWLEAVEAAAQHGLAVLHGSSPDVGVVGYCLGGGMGWYARKLGFAAHSITGAELVLADGSVVRVSPEENPDLLWGLRGGGGNIGIVTELEIEAFDFTTAYAGMLVWDWERAAEVLPVWAAWAREVDESVTTSFRLLQLPPLPVIPEPFRGRNLVVIDGAVMGDTPAVSALLAPLRALHPELDTFAHVPVETLTRLHMDPEGPTPGVSNTVLLSELTPEGIETFLRVAGPGSGSPLLAAEIRQLGGAVSRPAPYKAALSHLEGDFLVFGVGIAATPEMGAAVAAGAAALVEALSPWASRQCYLNFVEHATDTSTGYAAGSWHRLQRLRREVDPQGLLRANHGVPVAE from the coding sequence ATGTCCACCCCCGTCCAGTCCGCCGACGTCCTCCCGACCACCCACTTCCCGACCCAGTCGCGCCACGGCGCCCCGTCGCTGCGCGAGCTGTGCGGCGGCGCGGTGCACCTTCCCGGCGACCCGGGCTACGACGACGCCCGCCAGCCCTGGAACGTCGCCGTCGACCAGCGGCCGGCCGCCGTCGCCTACCCCGCGTCGGCCGCCGAGGTCTCCGAGGTCGTGCGTGCCGCCGCGGCCGCCGGCCTGCGCGTCGCGGTGCAGGGCACCGGCCACAACGCCGGCCCGCTCGGCGACCTGCGCGACGCGGTGCTGCTCCGCACGTCGGCGATGATCGGCGTACGCGTCGACGCCGCCCGCCGCCGGGTGACCGTCGGTGCCGGCACCCTGTGGCTCGAGGCCGTCGAAGCGGCTGCGCAGCACGGCCTCGCCGTCCTGCACGGCTCGTCGCCCGACGTCGGCGTGGTCGGCTACTGCCTCGGTGGTGGCATGGGGTGGTACGCGCGCAAGCTCGGCTTCGCCGCCCACTCGATCACCGGCGCCGAGCTGGTCCTGGCAGACGGCTCCGTCGTGCGCGTCTCGCCCGAGGAGAACCCCGACCTGCTGTGGGGCCTGCGCGGCGGCGGCGGCAACATCGGCATCGTCACCGAGCTCGAGATCGAGGCCTTCGACTTCACCACCGCCTACGCCGGGATGCTGGTGTGGGACTGGGAGCGCGCCGCCGAGGTGCTGCCCGTGTGGGCAGCCTGGGCCAGGGAGGTCGACGAGTCGGTCACCACGTCGTTCCGGCTGCTGCAGCTGCCGCCGCTGCCGGTCATCCCGGAGCCGTTCCGCGGCCGCAACCTCGTGGTGATCGACGGCGCCGTCATGGGCGACACCCCGGCCGTGTCGGCGCTGCTGGCCCCGCTGCGCGCCCTGCACCCGGAGCTCGACACCTTCGCCCACGTGCCGGTCGAGACGCTCACCCGTCTGCACATGGACCCGGAGGGCCCGACCCCCGGCGTCTCGAACACCGTGCTGCTCTCCGAGCTGACCCCTGAGGGCATCGAGACCTTCCTGCGCGTCGCGGGACCCGGCTCGGGCTCGCCGCTGCTGGCGGCCGAGATCCGCCAGCTGGGCGGCGCCGTGAGCCGGCCGGCGCCCTACAAGGCGGCTCTCTCGCACCTCGAGGGCGACTTCCTCGTCTTCGGCGTGGGCATCGCGGCGACCCCGGAGATGGGCGCCGCCGTCGCGGCAGGTGCGGCTGCGCTCGTGGAGGCGCTGTCGCCGTGGGCGTCGCGCCAGTGCTACCTCAACTTCGTCGAGCACGCCACGGACACCTCCACCGGCTACGCGGCCGGCTCCTGGCACCGGCTGCAGCGGCTGCGCCGCGAGGTCGACCCCCAGGGCCTGCTGCGGGCGAACCACGGCGTGCCAGTGGCGGAGTGA